From the Candidatus Poribacteria bacterium genome, one window contains:
- a CDS encoding M55 family metallopeptidase: MRVLIMSDMEGVSGIVVWEQVNGGAAMFEEGRHLYTEEINAAVRGAKA, translated from the coding sequence ATGCGAGTACTCATCATGTCGGATATGGAAGGGGTCAGCGGCATCGTCGTATGGGAGCAGGTGAACGGCGGTGCAGCGATGTTTGAAGAAGGGAGACACCTCTACACGGAGGAGATCAACGCCGCCGTGCGCGGTGCGAAAGCCG